The proteins below are encoded in one region of Maribacter aestuarii:
- a CDS encoding amidohydrolase family protein: MRKLSTCFLFFLISMAVFAQNQELKALVGGTLIDGYGSNPIKNSVIIIKGEKIIAVGTMDNTEIPSGAEVISTEGMTVLPGLWDMHVHTMINGHADYAYWDKTYPPLLNNVIMPSSAHQLLMAGVTSARDLGAPLEESIAVRDAINNGEIPGATLYVSGPFIQKKPYPGTEDFRWGVNGSEDARKKIRKLASAGVDVIKLIDQDQMSIEELKAVVDEAHKNNLKVVAHGHRPEEIRRGLQVGADCFEHTGLSSAPQYPKDIMEMIRERTADMSQGPLFWCPTVEGLYNYEYTRDNPEKLDNDSWHRGLPDTVITDIKNSIQHPDRLPYFQLTPVRKPTLQTKIQQLMDAGVVLMIGTDSGIPMKFHSQSTWNELDVWVNEFGIDPMYAIRAATYWPSLWMGVADEVGTITPGKYADIIAVEGDVLRYISLLQDVDMVIKHGKRYK, from the coding sequence ATGAGGAAATTATCAACTTGTTTTTTATTCTTTCTGATATCAATGGCAGTATTTGCCCAAAATCAGGAGCTCAAAGCTCTCGTTGGAGGAACGCTTATAGACGGGTATGGTTCAAATCCCATTAAAAACAGCGTTATCATCATAAAGGGAGAGAAAATAATTGCTGTCGGGACCATGGACAATACGGAAATTCCTTCAGGCGCAGAAGTAATATCAACGGAAGGGATGACGGTATTACCTGGATTGTGGGATATGCATGTGCACACTATGATCAATGGGCACGCGGATTATGCCTACTGGGACAAAACCTATCCACCTTTACTAAATAATGTTATTATGCCCTCATCCGCGCATCAGTTATTGATGGCGGGGGTTACGAGCGCACGAGATCTGGGTGCTCCTTTGGAGGAAAGTATCGCTGTAAGGGATGCCATTAATAATGGAGAAATTCCTGGAGCTACTTTATATGTCTCTGGTCCATTCATTCAAAAGAAACCTTATCCTGGTACGGAAGATTTTCGTTGGGGTGTTAATGGTTCTGAAGATGCAAGAAAAAAGATTCGAAAATTGGCGAGCGCCGGCGTGGATGTCATAAAACTAATCGACCAAGACCAAATGAGTATTGAAGAGCTTAAGGCCGTAGTCGATGAAGCTCATAAGAACAATTTGAAAGTCGTGGCACATGGTCACAGACCGGAGGAAATTAGGAGAGGCCTGCAGGTTGGCGCAGACTGCTTTGAACATACCGGGTTGTCTTCAGCTCCGCAATATCCAAAGGATATTATGGAAATGATTAGGGAACGTACGGCTGATATGAGTCAAGGTCCATTGTTTTGGTGTCCTACTGTAGAAGGTTTGTATAATTACGAATATACCCGTGACAATCCAGAAAAGTTGGATAACGATTCTTGGCATAGAGGTTTACCGGACACAGTGATAACGGATATAAAAAATAGTATTCAACATCCCGATAGGCTTCCCTATTTTCAATTAACTCCAGTGAGAAAACCAACGTTACAAACTAAAATTCAACAACTAATGGATGCTGGAGTGGTTTTAATGATAGGCACCGATAGTGGTATTCCTATGAAATTCCATAGTCAATCTACATGGAATGAATTGGATGTTTGGGTAAATGAGTTTGGAATAGACCCTATGTATGCAATCAGGGCGGCCACCTATTGGCCTTCTTTGTGGATGGGAGTTGCCGATGAAGTAGGAACCATAACTCCAGGAAAATATGCAGATATTATCGCCGTAGAAGGCGATGTTTTAAGGTACATCAGTTTATTGCAAGATGTAGATATGGTCATTAAACATGGTAAAAGGTATAAATGA
- the trhA gene encoding PAQR family membrane homeostasis protein TrhA: MFRNTSISKEESLNALSHGMGALLSVLGLILLLLHNTNQTEYALFSILLYGTTLISMFLVSALYHAISRVTTKRILRILDHINIYFLIAGTYTPVALITLEEGNGWTILVLVWSIAALGTLLKLFFTGKYEFFSLLLYLVMGWLIIFDFELLLKNTTELGVLLLFLGGGFYTLGIIF; encoded by the coding sequence ATGTTTAGAAATACCAGTATATCCAAAGAAGAGTCCCTCAATGCCCTTTCTCATGGTATGGGAGCATTATTGTCCGTACTTGGACTTATTTTGCTGTTGCTGCACAATACGAACCAAACGGAGTATGCACTTTTCAGCATTTTGTTGTACGGAACCACATTGATTTCTATGTTTTTGGTGTCCGCATTATATCACGCCATATCCAGAGTAACCACGAAGAGAATTTTGAGGATATTGGATCATATTAATATTTATTTTTTGATTGCCGGGACATATACCCCCGTTGCTTTGATAACACTGGAAGAGGGAAATGGTTGGACTATTTTAGTGTTGGTTTGGTCCATAGCTGCGTTAGGAACTCTGCTTAAACTATTTTTCACCGGTAAATACGAATTTTTCTCTCTGTTACTGTATTTAGTAATGGGTTGGCTTATAATTTTCGATTTTGAACTTCTTCTAAAAAATACCACGGAACTCGGTGTATTACTTTTGTTTTTAGGTGGAGGATTTTATACGCTAGGTATTATATTCTAA
- a CDS encoding ThuA domain-containing protein encodes MDFSNLVGGSFDYHPKQQKIKVYLSEKDHPLVGAFKGTGFEHIDEPYIFNNAYEDMDFRPLLFMKTEEIEGLERGIKDSIKYISWINRYGDGRVFYCSPSHNPQSYNNPELLQFILDGIQYAVGDFKCDDSPLKK; translated from the coding sequence ATGGATTTCAGCAACTTAGTAGGTGGGAGCTTTGATTATCATCCCAAACAACAAAAAATAAAAGTATATCTTTCAGAAAAAGACCATCCATTAGTAGGAGCCTTCAAGGGTACTGGTTTTGAGCACATAGATGAGCCCTATATATTTAATAATGCTTATGAGGACATGGATTTTAGACCTTTGCTTTTCATGAAAACAGAGGAGATAGAAGGTCTTGAGAGAGGAATTAAGGATAGCATCAAATACATTTCTTGGATCAATAGATATGGCGACGGAAGAGTGTTTTATTGTTCTCCTTCCCATAATCCTCAAAGCTATAATAATCCAGAACTGCTTCAATTTATTCTTGACGGTATACAATACGCTGTTGGTGATTTCAAATGTGACGATAGTCCGTTAAAGAAATAA
- a CDS encoding DUF4268 domain-containing protein: protein MFSREESRKLRAEFWTAFGKSYPRKWMLYKTGQKELAFKFHFDLKKAMVSMDVEGNLESRISIWEKLISLKSILQDEYLPEAIFEDYYLLENQKEISRIYVQKTNVSIHDKSTWQEAMEFLSSKMSKFEAFFIEFEDIIE, encoded by the coding sequence ATGTTTAGTAGAGAAGAATCAAGAAAACTTAGAGCAGAGTTCTGGACAGCTTTTGGGAAATCCTATCCCAGAAAATGGATGCTGTACAAAACGGGCCAAAAAGAACTTGCTTTTAAATTTCATTTTGATTTAAAAAAAGCCATGGTCTCTATGGATGTTGAAGGTAATTTGGAAAGTAGAATTAGCATCTGGGAAAAACTCATTTCCTTAAAATCTATTTTACAAGATGAGTACTTACCTGAAGCCATTTTTGAAGATTATTATCTCTTGGAGAATCAAAAAGAAATTTCGCGTATTTACGTTCAGAAAACAAATGTTTCCATACATGATAAAAGCACTTGGCAGGAAGCTATGGAATTCTTAAGTTCTAAGATGTCAAAATTTGAGGCTTTTTTTATAGAATTCGAGGATATAATTGAGTAA
- a CDS encoding ZIP family metal transporter, which produces MIYILPVLGVLLSFLLVLLTKPKKKEHFKLLLAFSGAFLLALTIFELLPEVYENSDAKTVGVCIMLGILLQIFLEFFSKGAEHGHIHLSTESTIFPWLLFVSLSIHSILEGLPILTNETIVYGILVHKIPIAIILSIFLLGSKLKPFYVGLFIFMFALMTPLGTFLADNLGVISDHSAHLNAVVIGIFLHISTVILFESSEGHKFNLQKLIVILLGITIAYFL; this is translated from the coding sequence ATGATTTATATTTTACCCGTTCTAGGAGTATTGCTAAGTTTCCTTTTGGTGCTATTGACCAAGCCCAAGAAAAAGGAGCATTTTAAACTTCTACTTGCATTTAGCGGGGCGTTTTTGTTGGCTCTTACGATTTTTGAACTTTTGCCGGAAGTCTACGAAAATTCGGATGCAAAAACCGTAGGGGTTTGCATTATGTTAGGTATTCTACTCCAGATTTTTCTTGAATTTTTTTCCAAGGGAGCAGAACATGGGCACATTCATCTATCTACAGAAAGTACAATTTTTCCCTGGTTACTTTTCGTAAGTTTATCTATCCATTCCATACTGGAGGGGTTACCGATACTTACGAACGAAACCATCGTATATGGTATACTAGTCCACAAAATACCGATTGCCATTATACTAAGTATATTTTTATTGGGCTCAAAACTCAAACCTTTTTATGTAGGTTTATTTATATTCATGTTTGCCTTAATGACTCCCTTAGGAACCTTCTTAGCCGACAATCTAGGGGTTATTTCGGACCATTCAGCCCATTTGAACGCAGTTGTCATTGGAATTTTCCTTCATATTTCTACGGTAATCCTATTTGAGAGCTCCGAGGGACATAAATTTAATTTACAGAAATTGATTGTCATCTTATTAGGTATTACTATAGCCTACTTTTTATAA
- a CDS encoding THUMP domain-containing class I SAM-dependent RNA methyltransferase, translating to MERNFKMVAKTLFGFEEILAKELRNLGASNVVEGVRNVSFEGDTGFMYKANLCLRTAIKIIKPIHTFQVANEDDFYRKIYKIDWTEYLSVDDTFAVDSTVNSDNFTHSLYVSQKTKDAIVDKFRDLEGKRPDVDVKNPDIRINIHIHKNTCNVSLDSSGNSLHHRGYRISTNIAPINEVLAAGLLLLSGWDGQCDFLDPMCGSGTMLTEATMIACNIPANINRKGFAFEKWHDFDADLYEKIVSSSLKRTREFHHKITGYDKAPSAIRKAEENIENANLSEYITVSRKDFFKTQKESDGPLHMCFNPPYGERLDRSDLDSDFDVEEFYSNIGDTLKQGYPGTNAWFITSNLQALKFVGLRPSRKIKVFNSHLESRLVKYVMYEGSKKAKYNNREENI from the coding sequence ATGGAACGTAATTTTAAAATGGTGGCCAAGACACTTTTTGGCTTTGAAGAAATTCTGGCTAAGGAGTTACGGAACCTTGGGGCCAGTAATGTTGTGGAAGGAGTTCGGAACGTCTCCTTTGAGGGTGATACCGGTTTTATGTATAAGGCTAATCTGTGTTTGAGAACGGCCATAAAGATTATAAAGCCAATACACACTTTTCAAGTTGCTAATGAAGATGATTTTTATAGAAAAATATATAAGATAGATTGGACCGAATACCTCTCGGTGGACGATACCTTTGCCGTAGACTCCACTGTAAATTCAGACAATTTCACACATTCCCTATATGTTTCTCAGAAAACAAAGGATGCCATTGTGGACAAGTTCAGGGATTTGGAGGGTAAGAGACCTGATGTTGACGTGAAAAATCCAGATATACGAATCAACATTCATATTCATAAAAACACGTGTAATGTCTCTCTAGATAGTTCTGGCAATTCTCTCCATCATAGGGGTTATCGCATATCTACCAATATTGCCCCGATAAACGAAGTTTTGGCAGCGGGCTTGTTACTTTTGAGCGGGTGGGATGGACAATGTGATTTCCTAGACCCAATGTGCGGTAGTGGTACTATGTTGACGGAAGCTACAATGATTGCCTGTAACATACCTGCAAACATTAACCGTAAAGGATTTGCTTTTGAAAAATGGCATGATTTTGATGCCGACCTCTATGAGAAGATTGTTTCGTCCAGTTTAAAAAGAACAAGGGAATTCCATCATAAAATTACGGGATATGATAAAGCACCCTCAGCAATTAGAAAAGCAGAGGAAAATATAGAAAATGCGAATCTTTCGGAATACATTACCGTGAGCAGAAAAGACTTCTTTAAAACCCAAAAAGAATCCGATGGCCCGCTACATATGTGTTTCAACCCTCCTTATGGAGAACGTTTAGACCGATCCGATTTGGATTCTGATTTTGATGTGGAAGAATTCTATTCTAATATTGGAGATACGTTAAAACAAGGTTACCCTGGTACCAATGCGTGGTTCATTACCTCCAATCTACAGGCTTTGAAATTTGTGGGCCTGCGGCCTTCAAGAAAAATCAAGGTATTCAATAGCCATTTGGAATCACGTTTGGTGAAATATGTGATGTACGAAGGAAGTAAGAAAGCCAAGTATAATAATAGGGAAGAGAATATATGA
- a CDS encoding DUF6048 family protein, whose product MLRYSINLLLLLSFVGIVAQNKPIDTKPKDSVEYKQSYGIRAGIDLSRPITGLLDENYTGFEIVADYRLTQKLYIAAELGNEKKTKQEDLFNFTTSGSYIKLGVDNNTYANWYGEQNSIFLGGRLAFSTFEQTLNDYQYFNSNRYWSPDGFANGSSTPETFSGLNAAWIEAVFGTKVELFANIFVGASIRLGFLLSEKEDERFPNLWIPGFNKVTDDSKFGVGYNYSISYFLPLYKKKNKVKENIEESNQNEE is encoded by the coding sequence ATGTTAAGATATTCCATTAACCTACTCTTATTATTGAGTTTTGTGGGGATTGTTGCACAGAACAAACCTATTGATACAAAACCAAAGGATAGCGTGGAATATAAACAATCCTATGGTATTAGAGCCGGAATAGACTTGAGCAGGCCAATCACAGGGCTCTTGGATGAGAACTATACCGGTTTTGAAATTGTTGCCGATTATCGATTGACCCAAAAATTGTACATCGCTGCTGAGTTAGGGAACGAAAAGAAAACGAAACAGGAAGACCTATTCAATTTTACGACCTCAGGAAGTTATATCAAATTAGGGGTTGACAATAATACCTATGCCAATTGGTATGGGGAGCAGAATTCCATTTTTTTAGGGGGAAGGTTAGCCTTTAGTACATTTGAACAGACTTTAAATGATTATCAGTACTTTAATTCCAATAGGTATTGGAGTCCCGATGGCTTTGCCAATGGCTCTTCCACTCCTGAAACTTTTTCTGGTTTAAACGCAGCTTGGATTGAAGCTGTTTTTGGAACTAAAGTTGAATTATTCGCTAACATTTTTGTGGGTGCAAGTATCCGCTTAGGTTTTTTATTATCGGAAAAAGAGGATGAAAGATTCCCCAACTTATGGATTCCTGGTTTTAATAAAGTTACGGATGATAGTAAATTCGGGGTAGGCTATAATTATTCAATTTCTTATTTTCTTCCGCTATATAAAAAGAAGAATAAGGTGAAGGAAAATATTGAGGAAAGCAATCAAAACGAGGAATGA
- a CDS encoding DUF6452 family protein: MKKLSVGFILFLIIIGISSCEKDDICVDADTPLLVIDFINAADTSASKTVPDLRVVGLGQTVTVNTVTDRTDLSTISIPLKTTEDTTSFLLIRNSASDDDGFETGDIDTINITYSRMEDFKSRGCGFVVNYELNSATLEINPNNWISDIEIVRTQVINSDSTHVKIFH, translated from the coding sequence ATGAAAAAGTTAAGTGTAGGTTTTATACTTTTTCTAATAATCATCGGTATTAGTTCTTGTGAAAAGGATGATATCTGTGTAGATGCGGACACCCCTTTGTTGGTTATCGATTTTATAAACGCAGCGGATACTTCAGCATCAAAGACAGTACCTGATTTACGGGTCGTTGGTCTGGGCCAAACGGTAACGGTTAATACTGTAACGGATAGAACGGATTTAAGCACCATCAGTATACCACTTAAAACAACAGAAGACACTACAAGCTTTCTTTTGATTAGAAACTCAGCGTCCGATGATGACGGATTTGAAACCGGTGATATAGACACCATTAATATTACATATTCAAGGATGGAAGACTTTAAATCCCGTGGTTGTGGTTTCGTTGTAAATTATGAACTTAATTCGGCCACCTTGGAAATAAATCCCAATAATTGGATTTCGGACATTGAAATAGTCCGGACTCAAGTCATTAATTCAGATTCCACTCATGTTAAGATATTCCATTAA
- the rlmD gene encoding 23S rRNA (uracil(1939)-C(5))-methyltransferase RlmD, protein MRKKNRRQVFENVEVVDAGAKGKTIAKAPDGRVIFLTNTVPGDVVDVQTTKKRKAYFEGIATQFHSLSEKRVEPKCQHFGVCGGCKWQDMGYEHQLFYKQREVENNLKRIGHLELPELTPIKGSDKRYFYRNKMEFSFSNSRWLTLEEIQSDTEITDKNALGFHIPSMWDKILDIKKCHLQRDPSNAIRLEVKNFAIANDISFFNPRNQYGLLRTLMIRTSSIGELMVMVQFFEDDGEKRNLLLEHIKMTFPEITSLQYVINSKQNDTIYDQEIICYAGRDHIFEEMEGLQFKINAKSFYQTNSEQAYELYKITRDFAGLTGNEVVYDLYTGTGTIAQFVAKNAKKVVGIESVPEAIADAKENAHRNNITNIAFFVGDMKNVFNERFIMDNGVPDIIITDPPRDGMHKDVVQQILNIAPQKVVYVSCNSATQARDLALMKDMYTVEKVQPVDMFPQTHHVENVVLLKKKN, encoded by the coding sequence ATGCGAAAAAAGAACAGGCGTCAAGTTTTTGAAAATGTTGAAGTAGTTGATGCAGGTGCAAAAGGGAAAACAATTGCAAAAGCTCCTGACGGCAGGGTAATCTTTCTGACGAATACAGTGCCTGGGGATGTAGTAGACGTGCAGACCACAAAAAAAAGAAAGGCTTATTTTGAGGGTATTGCCACCCAATTTCATTCCCTATCGGAAAAACGTGTGGAACCCAAATGCCAACATTTTGGCGTATGTGGTGGATGCAAATGGCAGGATATGGGTTATGAACACCAGCTTTTTTACAAACAACGGGAGGTTGAAAACAACCTTAAACGTATTGGGCATTTAGAACTGCCCGAACTTACCCCCATAAAAGGTTCCGATAAGCGGTATTTCTATCGGAACAAAATGGAATTTTCTTTTTCGAATAGCCGTTGGCTAACGCTCGAAGAAATACAATCCGACACCGAAATAACAGATAAAAATGCTTTAGGGTTTCATATTCCGAGCATGTGGGATAAAATTCTCGACATCAAAAAATGCCACTTGCAACGCGACCCCTCCAATGCAATTCGACTAGAGGTCAAGAACTTTGCCATCGCAAACGATATTAGTTTCTTTAATCCCAGAAACCAATACGGATTGCTCCGTACGCTCATGATTCGCACCTCCTCCATTGGTGAACTTATGGTGATGGTTCAATTTTTTGAAGATGACGGGGAGAAAAGGAATCTTTTATTAGAACATATAAAAATGACCTTTCCCGAAATTACATCACTTCAGTATGTCATCAATTCCAAACAAAACGACACCATTTACGACCAAGAAATTATTTGTTATGCTGGGCGCGACCATATTTTCGAGGAGATGGAAGGACTCCAATTCAAAATAAATGCCAAATCTTTTTATCAGACCAATTCTGAACAAGCATATGAGCTGTATAAAATTACAAGAGATTTCGCCGGCCTTACGGGAAACGAAGTTGTTTATGATTTATATACGGGAACGGGAACCATAGCCCAATTTGTTGCCAAAAATGCCAAGAAAGTGGTGGGTATTGAATCGGTTCCAGAGGCCATAGCAGATGCGAAAGAGAATGCCCATAGGAATAACATAACCAACATCGCTTTTTTCGTAGGTGACATGAAAAACGTTTTTAACGAACGTTTTATAATGGATAATGGAGTTCCAGATATTATTATTACCGACCCGCCAAGAGATGGCATGCATAAGGATGTTGTACAGCAGATATTGAATATTGCTCCTCAAAAAGTGGTTTACGTCAGCTGTAACTCAGCTACGCAAGCAAGGGACTTAGCACTAATGAAAGATATGTACACGGTTGAAAAGGTACAGCCGGTGGATATGTTCCCGCAGACTCATCACGTTGAAAATGTTGTACTTTTGAAAAAGAAAAACTAA
- a CDS encoding RNA polymerase sigma factor, which translates to MSTTRVFDALLVLQYQSGDKKALGILVNKYHAKLCRHSYWYVKDVNASQDIVQDSWSIIINKLNTIRDANTFECWAMRIVTRRSIDFLKKEKTKKIRLKTYNHLKLNEEEPNEDKDKEIKKLNRAVGKLSQNQQVVLRLFYTEDYSMHEISEILEISIGTVKSRLFHAREKLKTILK; encoded by the coding sequence ATGAGTACAACTAGAGTTTTTGATGCATTGCTGGTCCTACAATATCAATCAGGTGACAAAAAGGCATTGGGAATATTGGTAAATAAGTATCATGCCAAACTCTGTAGACATTCTTATTGGTATGTTAAGGATGTTAATGCATCCCAAGATATTGTACAGGATAGTTGGAGCATTATTATTAACAAACTCAATACCATCCGAGATGCCAATACCTTTGAATGTTGGGCGATGCGAATAGTAACTCGAAGATCAATCGATTTTTTAAAAAAGGAAAAGACTAAAAAGATAAGACTAAAAACGTACAACCACCTTAAGCTAAACGAAGAAGAGCCAAATGAGGATAAGGATAAAGAAATTAAAAAATTGAATAGGGCGGTTGGTAAATTATCCCAAAATCAACAAGTAGTCTTACGCTTGTTTTATACAGAGGATTATTCAATGCACGAAATAAGTGAAATTTTGGAAATTTCTATAGGAACTGTCAAGTCTAGACTGTTCCATGCAAGAGAAAAATTAAAGACAATTCTTAAATAA
- a CDS encoding DUF6768 family protein, giving the protein MKGEKEKIDELIKEALSIEEAKFYDDLDEQNLFGKLGEVHKGKTGWLASVMTVMHVLIFIVFVFCTIRFFNTEETNGLIKWASGGFLCIIFMGMLKLYIWMQMDKNDILREVKRLELQVSVLLNKTKK; this is encoded by the coding sequence ATGAAAGGTGAAAAAGAGAAAATAGATGAATTAATAAAGGAAGCTTTAAGTATCGAGGAAGCCAAATTTTATGACGATTTGGATGAACAGAATCTTTTTGGGAAATTAGGAGAGGTGCATAAAGGGAAAACAGGTTGGTTGGCAAGTGTTATGACCGTAATGCACGTCCTTATATTTATTGTTTTTGTTTTCTGTACGATACGTTTTTTCAACACCGAAGAAACAAACGGGCTTATCAAATGGGCCTCTGGAGGTTTCCTGTGTATAATTTTTATGGGTATGCTAAAACTTTATATATGGATGCAGATGGACAAGAACGATATATTAAGGGAAGTAAAGCGATTGGAGCTTCAGGTGTCCGTTTTGCTAAATAAAACGAAAAAATAA
- the rocD gene encoding ornithine--oxo-acid transaminase: MAVLEQITSQQAIDLENKYGANNYHPLPVVLNRGEGVFVWDVEGKKYYDFLSAYSAVNQGHCHPKIVGAMVNQAQTLTLTSRAFYNDMLGKFEKYTTETFHYDKLLPMNTGAEAVETAVKICRKWAYEKKGIPENAAQIIVCENNFHGRTTTIISFSNDPVARKNFGPYTEGFLKIEYDNLKALEEALENNKNVAGFLVEPIQGEAGVFVPSDGYLSGAKALCEKYNVLFIADEVQTGIARTGRLLATCGNCSCADKHCSGTPEVKPDVLILGKALSGGAYPVSAVLANNAVMEVIRPGNHGSTFGGNPVAAAVGIAALEVVKNEELAENAFELGELFRSELNKFIPECDLVKSIRGKGLLNAILINDTEESSTAWDICMALKENGLLAKPTHGNIIRFAPPLVMTKDELLDCVSIIINTLKEFKK, translated from the coding sequence ATGGCTGTTTTAGAACAAATAACATCGCAACAGGCGATAGATTTAGAGAACAAGTACGGAGCAAACAACTACCACCCATTACCCGTTGTATTAAATAGAGGGGAAGGTGTGTTTGTATGGGATGTAGAAGGAAAAAAATACTATGATTTTCTTTCTGCCTATTCCGCGGTAAACCAAGGTCATTGTCATCCAAAAATTGTGGGTGCCATGGTGAATCAGGCACAAACCCTGACGTTGACATCGCGTGCCTTTTACAACGATATGTTGGGTAAGTTTGAAAAGTATACGACCGAAACTTTTCATTACGATAAGCTTTTGCCCATGAATACTGGAGCGGAAGCAGTTGAAACCGCAGTAAAAATATGCAGAAAGTGGGCCTACGAGAAGAAAGGTATTCCTGAAAACGCTGCGCAGATTATTGTTTGCGAAAATAATTTTCACGGTCGAACCACTACAATCATCTCATTTTCCAATGACCCCGTGGCGCGTAAGAATTTTGGTCCGTACACGGAGGGATTTCTAAAAATCGAATACGACAATTTGAAGGCTTTGGAAGAAGCCTTAGAAAATAATAAGAATGTAGCAGGATTTTTAGTGGAACCCATTCAAGGCGAGGCCGGTGTTTTTGTTCCCTCTGATGGTTACCTGAGTGGTGCCAAGGCGCTTTGTGAAAAATACAATGTGCTTTTTATCGCAGATGAAGTACAGACTGGTATTGCCAGGACCGGCAGATTATTGGCCACCTGTGGTAATTGCTCCTGTGCCGATAAACATTGTAGCGGTACTCCGGAAGTGAAACCCGATGTTCTTATTTTAGGCAAAGCTTTATCAGGAGGGGCGTATCCTGTATCAGCCGTTTTGGCGAACAATGCTGTAATGGAGGTAATAAGACCTGGAAACCATGGTAGTACTTTTGGTGGAAATCCCGTTGCAGCAGCTGTGGGAATAGCCGCTTTGGAAGTGGTAAAGAATGAAGAACTTGCGGAAAATGCATTTGAACTGGGGGAACTCTTCAGATCAGAGCTCAACAAATTTATACCGGAATGCGATTTGGTAAAAAGCATAAGGGGTAAAGGGTTATTGAACGCTATTCTAATTAATGATACCGAAGAAAGTTCTACGGCTTGGGATATTTGCATGGCGTTAAAAGAAAATGGGCTTTTGGCAAAACCAACCCACGGCAATATCATTCGGTTTGCACCGCCCTTGGTCATGACCAAAGACGAATTGCTGGATTGTGTATCAATAATTATAAATACACTTAAAGAGTTTAAAAAATAG
- a CDS encoding CCC motif membrane protein, translating into MSIQPLPGASNALTFGILSIVLTIFCCGPFGAIFSIIGLSNAKKAEQVYQLNRENYTGYDNVKTGRILSYIGLGIALVYLIGTIIYFGAIVALIMSEGGFN; encoded by the coding sequence ATGTCTATACAACCACTACCTGGCGCTAGTAATGCGCTAACCTTTGGAATATTATCCATTGTATTGACCATTTTTTGTTGTGGACCCTTTGGGGCTATTTTCAGTATTATCGGTCTCAGCAATGCGAAGAAAGCGGAACAAGTGTATCAGTTGAATAGGGAAAACTATACGGGTTATGATAATGTAAAGACGGGTAGGATACTATCGTATATCGGACTTGGAATAGCCCTTGTATATTTGATAGGAACCATTATTTATTTTGGTGCAATTGTCGCTTTGATTATGTCCGAAGGGGGATTTAATTAA
- a CDS encoding CCC motif membrane protein, translating into MEQQKLPNVTIALVLSILSFICCCFSIGIGGILLSGIALYLVNKDTKLYSQNPEDYSNFSTLKTTKIIAIIGLVLGVITLLWAIYSIISIGGWEAYMEQQKEIYEQMGIELQ; encoded by the coding sequence ATGGAACAACAAAAATTGCCTAACGTAACGATTGCCCTTGTACTGAGCATCCTTTCATTTATTTGCTGCTGCTTTAGTATCGGAATTGGAGGTATTCTGTTATCGGGAATAGCGCTTTATTTAGTCAACAAAGACACAAAACTATACAGTCAAAATCCTGAAGACTACTCTAATTTCAGCACGTTGAAGACAACTAAAATCATTGCGATCATAGGACTTGTTCTTGGTGTGATCACGTTGTTATGGGCAATTTACTCCATTATTTCCATAGGAGGATGGGAAGCTTACATGGAGCAGCAAAAAGAAATTTACGAACAAATGGGCATCGAACTACAATAA
- a CDS encoding DUF2752 domain-containing protein: MHLLSVFILGIENYMLPCFTKKLFGFDCPGCGLQRSLVHLVKGEFEAAFELYPAIYPMLFLFGFLALDKMFSFRFSNIITIVLMVTTVATILTNYILKFI, from the coding sequence ATGCATCTGTTATCGGTATTTATTTTGGGTATAGAAAATTATATGCTTCCCTGTTTCACCAAAAAGCTATTTGGTTTTGACTGCCCGGGATGTGGACTACAGCGTTCTCTTGTTCATTTGGTAAAAGGAGAATTCGAGGCGGCCTTTGAGTTGTATCCCGCAATTTACCCAATGCTCTTTTTATTTGGCTTCTTAGCCCTAGATAAGATGTTCTCCTTTAGATTTTCAAATATAATCACCATAGTGTTGATGGTAACGACAGTAGCAACAATTTTGACCAATTATATATTAAAATTCATCTAA